From the Orenia metallireducens genome, one window contains:
- a CDS encoding anthranilate synthase component II, giving the protein MILVIDNYDSFTYNLVQLIGDMNHEIEVIRNDKITVDEIRELRPEKIIISPGPGRPEDAGISLDLVRELAGEIPILGICLGHQTMGAAFGAKIIKAPELIHGKVSKIINKDKGILAGVGDFEATRYHSLIVDRDTLADNFEITAETEDGIIMAIEDKEKGLYGLQFHPESIMSKTGTEIVSNFLAVKRV; this is encoded by the coding sequence ATGATTTTAGTAATTGATAATTATGATTCTTTTACTTATAACTTAGTACAGTTGATTGGGGATATGAACCATGAGATTGAAGTTATAAGAAATGACAAGATTACTGTAGATGAGATTAGAGAGTTAAGACCAGAGAAGATAATCATCTCACCAGGACCAGGTAGACCAGAGGATGCAGGCATATCTTTAGACTTGGTTAGAGAGTTGGCAGGAGAGATACCGATTTTAGGAATCTGTCTAGGTCATCAGACTATGGGAGCAGCTTTTGGAGCTAAGATAATCAAGGCACCAGAGTTGATTCATGGTAAAGTATCTAAAATAATTAACAAAGATAAAGGGATTTTAGCAGGAGTAGGAGATTTTGAAGCAACTCGTTATCATTCTTTAATTGTTGATAGAGATACCTTAGCTGATAATTTTGAAATTACTGCTGAGACTGAAGATGGAATAATCATGGCAATTGAGGATAAAGAGAAGGGATTATATGGACTACAGTTCCATCCTGAATCGATAATGAGTAAGACAGGTACGGAGATTGTCAGTAATTTTTTAGCAGTGAAGAGAGTTTGA
- a CDS encoding SAM-dependent methyltransferase, translated as MCAVKIKYGSVVPWGRTFEEYVDMFNLTEADLDKFILGCADGPASFNYTMKEKGKEMISIDPIYHFTKDDILKRISENYQDVINQTKQNKDKFIWTKIKDVEDLGRIRMLAMEKFLADYDLGKQENRYLYAMLPNLPFEDNQFDLALSSHFLFLYSDNLSLKFHIEAIDEMLRVAREVRIFPLLDLNGRKSLYVDKVINNYIEKGYSVDEVTVDYQFQKGGNTMLKIAQKR; from the coding sequence ATGTGTGCAGTGAAAATTAAATATGGGTCAGTTGTTCCCTGGGGTAGAACCTTTGAAGAATATGTGGATATGTTTAATTTAACTGAAGCAGATTTGGATAAATTTATTCTAGGCTGTGCTGATGGTCCAGCAAGCTTTAATTATACTATGAAAGAAAAAGGGAAAGAAATGATATCGATTGATCCTATTTATCACTTTACTAAGGATGATATTTTAAAGCGAATTAGTGAAAATTACCAAGATGTAATAAATCAGACTAAGCAGAATAAGGATAAATTTATTTGGACTAAAATAAAAGATGTAGAAGATTTGGGCAGAATCAGAATGTTAGCGATGGAAAAATTTTTAGCAGATTATGATCTTGGAAAGCAAGAAAATAGATATCTTTATGCCATGTTACCAAACCTTCCTTTTGAAGATAATCAATTTGATCTAGCCTTATCATCACATTTTTTATTTTTATATAGTGATAATCTATCTTTGAAATTTCATATAGAAGCAATAGATGAGATGTTACGTGTAGCAAGAGAAGTTAGGATTTTTCCCTTGTTAGATTTAAATGGGAGAAAATCATTATATGTAGATAAGGTTATTAACAACTACATTGAAAAGGGTTATTCTGTTGATGAAGTAACAGTGGATTATCAATTTCAAAAAGGTGGCAATACAATGTTAAAAATAGCTCAGAAGAGATAA
- the trpB gene encoding tryptophan synthase subunit beta, whose translation MSVELKSQRRGQFGEFGGKYVPELVIAALDELDEAYANYKDDPEFQEELNYYLKQYVGRANPLYYAERLTEKLGGAKVYLKREDLNHTGAHKINNALGQVLLAKRMGKKRIIAETGAGQHGVATATVAAMFGMECEVFMGAEDVERQALNVFRMKLLGAKVTPVTEGTATLSDAIDVAFRNWVERIEDTFYLFGTAAGPHPYPTIVRDFQSIIGQEVKEQILEAENKLPDYLVACVGGGSNAIGLFYPFIEDKDVKIVGVEAAGLGVDTDKHAATLTKGTKGIIHGVKTYVLQDEYGQILPAYSISAGLDYPGVGPEHSYLKDINRAEYVSVTDSEALEAFQLLSKLEGIIPALESSHAVAYALKLAKELEQDQVIVVNLSGRGDKDVYTVAGNLGIEL comes from the coding sequence ATGAGTGTAGAGTTAAAGAGTCAAAGAAGAGGTCAGTTTGGTGAATTTGGTGGTAAGTATGTACCAGAGTTGGTGATTGCAGCCTTAGATGAGTTGGATGAAGCTTATGCTAACTATAAGGATGATCCAGAATTTCAAGAGGAATTGAACTATTATTTAAAGCAGTATGTAGGGAGAGCTAATCCCCTATATTATGCAGAACGTTTGACTGAAAAACTAGGTGGAGCAAAGGTCTATCTAAAACGTGAAGACCTTAATCATACTGGGGCCCATAAGATTAATAATGCTTTGGGTCAAGTTCTTTTGGCTAAACGGATGGGCAAGAAGAGAATCATAGCTGAAACGGGAGCAGGGCAACATGGTGTAGCTACGGCTACTGTAGCAGCAATGTTTGGGATGGAATGTGAAGTCTTTATGGGAGCAGAGGATGTGGAGCGTCAAGCCTTAAATGTATTTAGGATGAAGCTCTTAGGTGCAAAGGTAACTCCAGTAACAGAAGGAACAGCTACCTTAAGCGATGCTATAGATGTTGCCTTTAGAAATTGGGTAGAGAGAATAGAAGATACCTTCTATTTATTTGGGACAGCAGCAGGTCCTCATCCTTATCCAACAATAGTTCGTGATTTCCAATCGATAATTGGTCAAGAAGTTAAAGAACAGATTTTAGAAGCAGAGAATAAGCTACCTGATTATTTAGTGGCTTGTGTTGGTGGAGGAAGTAATGCGATTGGATTATTCTATCCTTTTATTGAAGATAAGGATGTTAAGATAGTTGGTGTAGAAGCAGCTGGACTTGGTGTAGATACTGATAAGCATGCTGCTACCTTAACTAAAGGTACTAAAGGTATTATTCATGGTGTTAAGACTTATGTTTTACAGGATGAATATGGTCAGATTTTACCTGCATACTCTATCTCGGCAGGATTGGACTATCCAGGTGTAGGTCCAGAACATAGTTATCTTAAGGATATTAATCGAGCTGAGTATGTATCAGTTACCGATAGTGAAGCTTTAGAAGCCTTTCAATTATTATCTAAATTAGAAGGAATTATTCCAGCCTTAGAGAGTTCCCATGCTGTTGCTTATGCTTTAAAATTGGCAAAAGAGCTTGAGCAAGATCAGGTTATAGTTGTAAACCTTTCTGGTCGTGGTGATAAAGATGTATATACTGTAGCAGGTAATTTAGGAATTGAGCTATAA
- the trpA gene encoding tryptophan synthase subunit alpha has protein sequence MSRIATTFASLRDKGQKAFIPFLMAGDPTLDLTKDLVLEAERNGADIIELGIPFSNPLADGPTIQRAGKRSLAHRTNLKNIFNLVKDIRNESQIPIVLMGYFNSIFNYGLDRLIKSCEEFGVDGLIIPDLPMGEDEELRNLSNGVDIISLVALNSSPKRIKELAENSQGFIYAVATLGTTGERGEVSKEVKEKVEEIKSLTSTPVAVGFGISEPEHVKEVASFADGVIVGSAIIKRLEENLVLLEDDKIELIKKVAQFISTLIGTLN, from the coding sequence GTGAGCAGAATTGCTACTACTTTTGCTAGTTTACGGGATAAAGGTCAAAAGGCCTTTATTCCATTTTTGATGGCTGGTGACCCTACTTTAGATTTGACTAAAGATTTGGTCTTAGAAGCTGAAAGAAATGGGGCAGATATAATCGAATTAGGAATTCCCTTCTCTAATCCTTTAGCAGATGGACCTACTATTCAAAGGGCAGGAAAGAGAAGTTTGGCTCATAGAACTAACTTAAAGAATATCTTTAATCTAGTTAAAGATATTAGAAATGAGAGTCAAATCCCAATAGTTCTAATGGGATACTTTAATTCCATCTTCAATTATGGCTTAGATAGACTCATTAAAAGCTGTGAAGAGTTTGGCGTAGATGGTCTGATTATTCCTGATCTGCCAATGGGTGAGGATGAGGAGTTAAGAAATTTGAGCAATGGAGTAGATATTATATCACTGGTAGCTTTAAATAGTTCTCCTAAGAGAATTAAAGAGTTGGCTGAGAATTCTCAAGGCTTTATCTATGCAGTAGCTACTTTAGGTACTACAGGAGAGAGAGGAGAGGTCTCTAAAGAGGTTAAGGAAAAAGTAGAGGAGATTAAATCCTTAACCTCCACTCCAGTAGCAGTTGGTTTTGGGATTTCTGAACCTGAGCATGTCAAAGAGGTAGCCAGTTTTGCTGATGGAGTTATTGTTGGTAGTGCCATTATTAAGAGGTTAGAGGAGAATTTAGTGCTGCTTGAAGATGATAAAATAGAACTTATTAAGAAAGTAGCTCAGTTTATAAGTACTTTAATTGGGACTTTAAACTAA
- the trpD gene encoding anthranilate phosphoribosyltransferase: MRRVINKVINGDNLSIEESRDAMEAIMIGEATSAQIASFITALRMKGETIEEITGAALVMREKASKIETNQDVLVDVCGTGGDKLNTFNISTTTAFVVAAAGVAVAKHGNRSVSSKSGSADLLERLGVNLNLSPAQVGSCIDEIGIGFMYAPVFHQAMKYAIGPRKEIGARTIFNLLGPLTNPAEAGVQLLGVYSSELTEPIAYVLKNLGVKSAFVVHGMVGLDELSTVGETKVSQLKDDEVKTYNLHPRELGLEEATIEDLAGGNPEENAEITLDILKGKAGKKRDIVILNVAAALVAVDKAESLVEGVELAAQIIDEGLALKKLEELVEVSNRLAKEVS; encoded by the coding sequence ATGAGAAGAGTAATCAACAAGGTGATAAATGGAGATAATCTATCAATTGAGGAGAGTAGAGATGCTATGGAAGCTATTATGATTGGTGAGGCTACTTCTGCTCAGATAGCCAGCTTTATTACAGCTTTGAGAATGAAGGGCGAGACGATTGAGGAGATAACAGGGGCAGCATTGGTGATGAGAGAGAAGGCCTCTAAAATAGAGACCAACCAGGATGTATTAGTAGATGTCTGTGGCACTGGTGGAGATAAGCTGAATACTTTTAATATCTCAACTACTACTGCCTTTGTAGTGGCAGCAGCAGGGGTAGCTGTGGCTAAACATGGTAACCGTTCAGTCTCTAGTAAGAGTGGAAGTGCTGACTTATTGGAGAGATTAGGGGTCAATCTCAATCTGTCACCAGCTCAAGTAGGAAGTTGCATTGATGAGATTGGAATAGGATTTATGTATGCACCAGTTTTCCATCAAGCAATGAAGTATGCTATTGGACCAAGAAAAGAGATAGGAGCAAGAACAATTTTTAATCTCTTAGGTCCTTTGACCAACCCTGCTGAAGCAGGAGTACAGTTACTAGGAGTTTATAGTTCTGAATTAACAGAGCCGATTGCTTATGTGCTGAAGAATTTAGGAGTGAAGTCAGCCTTTGTAGTCCATGGAATGGTTGGTTTAGATGAATTATCAACGGTGGGAGAGACTAAAGTTAGTCAACTTAAAGATGATGAAGTAAAGACTTATAATCTCCATCCAAGAGAGTTAGGATTAGAAGAAGCTACTATAGAGGATTTAGCAGGAGGAAACCCTGAAGAGAACGCAGAGATTACTTTAGATATTCTAAAGGGTAAAGCTGGTAAGAAGAGGGATATTGTAATCTTAAATGTAGCAGCAGCTTTAGTAGCAGTAGATAAAGCTGAGAGTCTAGTTGAGGGTGTAGAGCTAGCTGCTCAAATAATAGATGAAGGTTTGGCTTTGAAGAAGTTAGAAGAGCTAGTTGAAGTAAGTAATAGATTAGCTAAGGAGGTAAGTTGA
- a CDS encoding transcriptional regulator — MNIIDQTNRTILFEEFNPEKLDLLTIIGDVKGLDSLKDDKISEINEHLLVGSFDEFLTKFSPTIYSYYNAANQKVVYTAIKPEGVPDNCVTEIKLDQNNDFLKMLCTLIDTKKSQGIKNVDFKFENILDMISPKKVMEDIKQVRKEINYLYSKYEALDDEDPSKLELGDKLNIKFEEASQNYNNVLGMLPLAIEDIKTRLLLGESQEDSETQTIEIGVLTMGEDGELKILEAPKEEEKALAVQSEEQRNALVEVFEEDYEAITEDPSSYVKDLVLRTFAPISAPTTDIDIEKEVNNYNNYLEFYKNTKDDFIKVAKPLVEKLLGVKMYFEQYDTPNRGMMPKLLVTNCKVDMTIKGNNRTRLETFLNTVNAKNSFSDTIWFGIVPAIEMKTDSPTKARRMRFKGTNKTESKNGNTMESLTSILDIAHKYKIQIFFNFEGKEETTFNAMATKGIDNYIDATSVLVNQEYSEYAIPCLPNFTIIPKDKSGVVLDSKMIYEENGARLSKVEEDVLKLWLEGVYVDAAYVAAGIVSAYQCPEYLKERFRDVTRSYPGVRFDIESGDNSLKTVTTLAKEISGFTNAIKNSINRNNFGFVFSSENAQVNGKVVKKITVYKARSLSMLEDGFDSIYKTLMTTYVERILRFETSDFKQDKIVKFFSNNPKSQKSKWLNSKGYINSILQDGDDINYSIDPRSNTCNLDLTFNGNVKNLEVNITKSTAD; from the coding sequence ATTAATATTATTGATCAAACTAATAGAACTATACTTTTTGAAGAATTTAATCCTGAAAAATTAGATTTACTTACTATAATAGGAGATGTAAAAGGATTAGATAGTTTAAAGGATGATAAGATTAGTGAGATTAATGAGCACCTTTTAGTAGGAAGCTTTGATGAATTTCTTACTAAGTTCAGTCCTACAATATACTCTTATTATAATGCAGCTAATCAGAAGGTGGTTTATACTGCTATAAAGCCAGAAGGGGTACCTGATAATTGTGTTACAGAAATTAAGCTAGATCAAAATAATGATTTCTTAAAAATGCTATGTACATTAATTGATACTAAGAAAAGTCAAGGTATAAAAAATGTAGATTTCAAATTCGAAAATATTCTTGATATGATTTCTCCAAAGAAGGTAATGGAAGATATTAAACAAGTTAGAAAAGAGATTAATTACTTATATAGTAAATATGAAGCTCTTGATGATGAGGATCCTTCAAAATTAGAATTAGGGGATAAGTTAAATATTAAATTTGAGGAAGCAAGCCAAAATTATAATAATGTTTTAGGTATGTTGCCGTTAGCAATTGAAGATATTAAGACAAGATTATTATTAGGGGAAAGTCAGGAGGATTCTGAGACTCAAACAATAGAAATTGGTGTTCTTACAATGGGTGAAGATGGTGAACTTAAAATATTAGAAGCACCAAAAGAGGAAGAAAAAGCATTAGCAGTGCAAAGTGAGGAACAACGAAATGCTTTGGTAGAAGTTTTTGAAGAAGATTATGAAGCTATAACTGAGGATCCTTCATCATATGTAAAAGATTTAGTATTGAGAACTTTTGCACCAATTTCTGCTCCAACAACTGATATAGATATAGAAAAGGAAGTAAATAACTATAATAATTATTTAGAGTTTTATAAGAATACTAAAGATGACTTCATTAAGGTAGCTAAACCTTTAGTAGAAAAATTACTTGGAGTAAAAATGTATTTTGAGCAATATGATACTCCAAATAGAGGAATGATGCCTAAATTATTAGTCACCAATTGTAAAGTTGATATGACTATAAAAGGTAATAATAGAACTAGATTAGAAACTTTCTTAAATACTGTTAATGCTAAAAATAGCTTTAGTGATACAATCTGGTTTGGAATAGTACCTGCTATAGAAATGAAAACAGATAGTCCAACTAAAGCTAGAAGAATGCGATTTAAAGGGACAAATAAAACAGAATCTAAAAATGGTAATACTATGGAGTCTTTAACTTCTATCTTAGATATAGCTCATAAATATAAAATTCAAATCTTCTTTAATTTTGAAGGGAAAGAAGAGACTACATTTAATGCAATGGCAACTAAAGGAATTGATAATTATATAGATGCTACTTCAGTATTGGTAAATCAAGAATATAGTGAATATGCGATTCCTTGTTTACCTAATTTTACAATAATACCTAAAGATAAGTCAGGTGTAGTCTTAGATAGTAAGATGATTTATGAAGAAAATGGTGCTAGATTATCTAAAGTAGAAGAAGATGTTTTGAAATTATGGTTAGAGGGTGTATATGTAGATGCAGCTTATGTAGCGGCAGGTATAGTATCTGCATACCAATGTCCTGAATATTTAAAAGAGAGATTTAGAGATGTTACTAGAAGTTATCCAGGTGTAAGGTTTGATATAGAAAGTGGAGATAATAGTCTAAAAACTGTAACAACTTTAGCTAAAGAGATTTCTGGATTTACCAATGCAATTAAGAACTCTATTAATAGAAATAATTTTGGTTTTGTCTTCTCTTCTGAAAATGCTCAAGTTAATGGTAAAGTTGTTAAAAAAATAACAGTATATAAGGCTAGAAGTTTATCAATGTTAGAAGATGGCTTTGATTCTATATACAAAACTCTAATGACAACTTATGTTGAAAGAATTTTAAGGTTTGAGACAAGTGACTTTAAACAGGATAAGATCGTAAAATTCTTTAGTAATAATCCAAAAAGTCAAAAGAGTAAATGGCTTAATAGTAAAGGTTATATTAACTCTATTTTACAAGATGGAGATGATATAAATTATAGTATTGACCCAAGAAGTAATACATGCAATTTAGATTTAACATTTAATGGTAATGTGAAGAATCTAGAAGTTAATATTA
- the trpE gene encoding anthranilate synthase component I has protein sequence MYYPAKEEFLKLSEDANIIPVYKEIVADMETPVSAFKKLKGEGYSYLLESVEQGQKIGRYSFIGIDYHAIVSSKDGKLVIKDNFGKVLKSKNTDNPLQDLKGILSEYQSVQVEGLPLFYGGAVGYLGYDVVKYFESIPQDNKDDLALPEMNFILSDTLVIFDHLHHSIKVVTNVKVSDDLESDYKLAKEKIDEIITKLDSPLKEESRPEVKAKELKFKSNISKEEFMKNVDKAKDYIREGDIFQVVLSQRLEVSITAQSFDIYRQLRRVNPSPYMYYLDFVDFEIVGSSPELLVRVEDGVIENRPIAGTRKRGKDSQEDKELAQDLLGDEKERAEHIMLVDLGRNDIGKVSEYGSVEVSRLMEIEYYSHVMHIVSDVQGKLKAHEDIYSGLQSCFPAGTLSGAPKIRAMEIIDELENTRRGPYGGSIGYFGYSGNLDSCITIRTMVIKDNKAYLQAGAGIVADSDPEFEYQETLNKAQALLEAVKLAEGGVC, from the coding sequence ATGTACTATCCAGCTAAGGAAGAGTTTTTAAAGCTAAGTGAAGATGCCAATATAATTCCTGTCTATAAAGAGATAGTTGCAGATATGGAGACCCCAGTATCTGCTTTTAAGAAGTTAAAGGGTGAAGGTTACTCTTATCTATTAGAGAGTGTAGAACAGGGGCAGAAGATAGGGCGCTATTCCTTTATTGGGATTGATTATCATGCTATAGTCAGCTCCAAGGATGGTAAATTAGTAATTAAGGATAACTTTGGAAAGGTATTAAAGAGTAAAAATACAGATAATCCATTGCAAGATTTAAAGGGTATCTTATCTGAGTACCAATCGGTACAGGTTGAAGGCTTGCCCCTATTTTATGGTGGTGCTGTTGGGTATTTAGGTTATGATGTCGTTAAATATTTTGAGAGCATACCTCAAGATAATAAGGATGATTTGGCTTTACCAGAGATGAACTTTATCTTAAGTGATACCTTAGTAATCTTTGATCATCTACATCATAGTATCAAAGTGGTTACTAATGTTAAAGTAAGTGACGACCTTGAAAGTGATTACAAATTAGCTAAGGAGAAGATAGATGAGATAATTACTAAGCTAGATAGTCCTCTAAAGGAAGAGAGTAGACCAGAGGTTAAAGCAAAGGAATTGAAGTTTAAATCTAATATCAGCAAAGAAGAATTTATGAAGAATGTAGATAAAGCTAAAGATTATATTAGAGAAGGGGATATCTTTCAAGTTGTTCTCTCGCAACGTTTAGAGGTGTCTATAACTGCTCAATCCTTTGATATCTATCGTCAGCTAAGGAGGGTGAATCCATCACCTTATATGTATTATTTAGATTTTGTTGATTTTGAGATTGTTGGTTCTTCACCAGAGCTTTTAGTAAGGGTAGAAGATGGAGTTATTGAGAATAGACCGATTGCTGGAACTCGTAAGAGAGGAAAAGACAGCCAAGAGGATAAAGAGTTGGCTCAAGACTTATTAGGTGATGAGAAGGAGAGGGCAGAGCATATTATGCTAGTAGATTTAGGGCGTAATGATATTGGGAAGGTCAGTGAATATGGTAGTGTAGAGGTAAGTAGGCTGATGGAGATTGAGTACTATTCCCATGTAATGCATATCGTCTCTGATGTTCAAGGTAAATTAAAGGCTCATGAGGATATCTATTCAGGATTACAATCTTGTTTTCCAGCAGGAACTTTATCAGGTGCTCCTAAGATTAGGGCGATGGAGATTATTGATGAACTAGAAAATACTCGTAGAGGTCCTTATGGAGGTAGTATTGGTTACTTTGGTTATTCTGGAAACTTAGACAGTTGTATTACTATTAGAACTATGGTTATTAAGGATAATAAGGCATATCTGCAAGCAGGTGCTGGTATTGTAGCAGATTCCGATCCAGAATTTGAATACCAAGAGACTTTAAATAAAGCACAGGCATTATTGGAAGCTGTAAAGTTAGCTGAAGGGGGTGTCTGCTAA
- the trpB gene encoding tryptophan synthase subunit beta — protein sequence MKGQFGEFGGKYVPELIIPALEELEKAYDKYKGDSEFQEEFDYYLKQYVGRANPLYYAERLTKKLGGAKIYLKREDLNHMGAHKINNALGQALLAKRMGKKRIIAETGAGQHGVATATVAAMFGMECEIFMGAEDVQRQALNVFRMKLLGAKVTPVTDGTQTLSDAVDAALRNWIERIDDTFYLLGSAVGPHPYPTIVRDFQSMIGEEAKEQILEQEGRLPDYLVACVGGGSNAIGLFYPFIGDEDVEMIGVEAAGLGVDTDKHAATMAKGRKGVIHGFKTYVLQDENGQIMPVHSISAGLDYPGVGPEHSYLKDIGRAKYVSVTDDEAVNAFQVLCESEGIIPALESSHAIAHVLKLAPELDQDQIIVMNLSGRGDKDVYTLAERLGVEL from the coding sequence ATCAAAGGGCAATTTGGTGAATTTGGAGGTAAGTATGTACCAGAGTTGATTATTCCAGCTTTAGAAGAGTTAGAAAAGGCTTATGATAAGTATAAGGGTGACTCTGAATTTCAAGAGGAGTTTGATTATTATTTGAAGCAGTATGTAGGGCGAGCTAACCCATTATATTATGCAGAACGTCTAACTAAGAAGCTGGGTGGAGCTAAGATTTACTTAAAACGTGAAGACCTTAATCATATGGGAGCACATAAGATTAACAATGCCTTAGGTCAGGCTCTGTTAGCTAAAAGGATGGGCAAGAAGAGAATCATAGCTGAGACAGGAGCAGGACAACATGGTGTAGCTACGGCTACGGTAGCAGCAATGTTTGGCATGGAATGCGAAATCTTTATGGGAGCAGAGGATGTACAGCGCCAAGCCTTGAATGTATTTAGAATGAAACTCTTAGGTGCTAAAGTAACTCCAGTTACAGATGGTACTCAAACTTTAAGTGATGCTGTAGATGCTGCATTAAGAAACTGGATAGAGAGAATAGATGATACCTTCTATCTATTAGGCTCTGCTGTAGGACCCCATCCATATCCAACAATAGTTCGCGACTTCCAATCAATGATTGGAGAAGAAGCTAAAGAGCAGATTCTTGAGCAAGAGGGAAGATTACCTGATTATCTAGTAGCCTGTGTTGGTGGGGGAAGTAATGCTATAGGATTATTTTATCCATTTATTGGAGATGAGGATGTAGAGATGATTGGAGTAGAAGCGGCTGGACTTGGTGTAGATACTGATAAGCATGCTGCAACAATGGCTAAAGGAAGAAAAGGTGTTATCCACGGATTTAAGACCTATGTATTACAAGATGAAAATGGTCAGATTATGCCTGTCCACTCTATCTCTGCAGGATTAGATTATCCAGGTGTGGGTCCTGAGCATAGTTATCTTAAGGATATTGGTCGGGCTAAATATGTATCTGTTACCGATGATGAAGCTGTAAATGCCTTCCAAGTCCTATGTGAAAGTGAAGGGATCATTCCAGCTTTAGAGAGTTCCCATGCTATAGCTCATGTTCTAAAATTAGCTCCTGAATTAGATCAAGATCAGATTATTGTGATGAATTTATCTGGAAGAGGGGATAAGGATGTATATACTTTGGCAGAAAGACTTGGAGTTGAGTTATAG
- a CDS encoding phosphoribosylanthranilate isomerase yields the protein MTKIKICGITNLADAKLAVEYGADYLGFIFAKSPRQVSPDEVKEIIEQLPEKIKKVGVFANQSLEEVQGIISRCSLDYLQLHGDESPEYCQEFHLPVIKAFRVKDESYLERLKEYQVDKYLLDAYHPNKLGGVGKIFNWELAKLAKEYGDIIIAGGLNPANVNQAIDSVTPYGVDVSSGVEAQAGVKDKKRLEEFIRRVKKQECGV from the coding sequence ATGACAAAGATTAAAATCTGTGGAATTACTAATTTAGCTGATGCTAAGTTAGCGGTAGAGTATGGAGCTGATTATTTAGGATTTATCTTTGCTAAGAGTCCTAGACAGGTTAGTCCTGATGAAGTAAAGGAGATTATTGAGCAGCTACCAGAGAAGATTAAGAAGGTGGGGGTTTTTGCTAACCAGTCTTTAGAAGAGGTACAAGGGATAATTAGTAGATGTTCATTAGATTATCTACAGCTTCATGGTGATGAAAGTCCAGAATATTGTCAAGAGTTTCATTTACCAGTTATCAAGGCTTTTAGAGTCAAAGATGAGAGCTATTTAGAGCGATTAAAGGAGTATCAGGTCGATAAATATCTACTTGATGCTTATCATCCCAATAAACTAGGAGGAGTAGGTAAGATCTTTAATTGGGAGCTTGCTAAATTAGCTAAAGAATATGGGGATATTATCATTGCTGGTGGTTTAAATCCTGCTAATGTTAACCAAGCAATAGATTCAGTTACTCCTTATGGGGTAGATGTTAGTAGTGGAGTTGAAGCCCAAGCAGGAGTCAAGGATAAGAAGAGATTAGAAGAGTTTATTAGAAGAGTAAAAAAGCAAGAGTGTGGGGTGTGA
- the trpC gene encoding indole-3-glycerol phosphate synthase TrpC, whose product MILDKIVEHKKLEVKQQKREVSLAELKEKIATLEDTRDFKGALEAEGMSLIAEIKKASPSKGVIRESFNPIAIAKEYQQAGAKVLSVLTDEEFFQGKLDYLTEVKVEVDLPLLRKDFIIDPYQIYQARACGADAILLIVAILNQEELREYLALAKSLGLGILVEVHNRKELTLALQEDCDIIGINNRNLRVFEVDLATTLGLKRLIPNDKVVVSESGIKTRNDVELLATHGIDGILVGEALMRSTNISTKISELVG is encoded by the coding sequence TTGATTTTAGATAAGATAGTTGAACATAAAAAACTAGAAGTAAAGCAGCAGAAGAGAGAAGTGAGCTTAGCAGAGTTAAAGGAGAAGATTGCTACTTTAGAAGATACTAGAGATTTTAAAGGTGCCTTAGAGGCTGAAGGGATGAGCTTGATTGCTGAAATCAAGAAGGCTTCACCATCTAAAGGGGTAATACGAGAAAGCTTTAATCCCATTGCTATTGCTAAGGAATATCAGCAGGCAGGAGCTAAGGTCTTATCGGTCTTAACTGATGAAGAGTTCTTTCAAGGTAAATTAGATTATTTAACAGAGGTAAAAGTAGAGGTTGATTTACCTTTATTAAGAAAAGACTTTATCATTGACCCTTATCAGATTTATCAAGCTAGAGCCTGTGGTGCTGATGCTATCTTATTGATTGTAGCTATTTTAAATCAGGAAGAGTTAAGGGAGTACTTAGCTTTAGCAAAATCATTAGGATTGGGTATTCTGGTAGAGGTTCATAATAGAAAGGAATTGACCCTTGCTTTACAGGAAGATTGTGATATAATTGGAATTAATAATCGGAATTTGAGGGTCTTTGAGGTTGACTTAGCGACAACCTTAGGATTAAAGAGATTGATTCCTAATGATAAGGTAGTTGTTAGTGAAAGTGGGATTAAGACTAGAAATGATGTAGAGTTACTGGCTACCCATGGGATTGATGGTATTCTGGTAGGAGAAGCACTGATGAGAAGCACTAATATCTCTACTAAGATAAGTGAGTTAGTAGGATGA